The stretch of DNA TGCCGATGTCTTGGGTTTATTCACAGCAGCGAAAGGAGAACTCGACCCTGCGAAGGCCGCGAACCCACCAGATGTGTTTGACTAGATCACAAAAAGGTGAGGAAAGATAGGTCTTTGCCCACTTGAGAAAAATACATACGAAGGCTTTGGGAGTGGCGGGTCGCGGAGTTATCTCTAGGGCAAAAATTGGTTGCGGTGTTGGCACCGACATGGATAGAGGGAATGCAGAAATTGGAGTCTGGTTGTAATGTGCGAATATAATCAGATTAGAGTAATCCTTATGGTAATTTACTGCCGAACTTACTGGAGAAGGTCGTCTCGTTGGTTGCTCCGGCTGTTCAGGAGCTGGTGAGGGCGATTGAGGAGGCTCGGTAGCTGGAGTTGGGATCGAAACAGAATCTTGTAGGGTAGCCGGCATTTCAGGAATCTGAACAACATTAGGCATGGTATcattttgaaataattcaAGGACACCTACTCTTTCTGCCTCCGGAGTAGATTCAAGGGGTGCTATTGAATCCGCAGCTACAGGCGGAGCAACATCGGGTGCAGAGAGCTGTGATGCATGTTAATCGATGCCGTGGGGTATTCGAAGAAATCATACAAACCTCCCCAGAGTCTGATGATGGTGTTCTACATCTTTTGTTAGGGTAAATATTTGCTAGATTCTGGTTCGAAGCATCGATAATCAAAGGTGGCTGCGGACAGAGACTAAGAGAACTTACATGAGGATACCCGAGAATAACCTCCTGTCGCACAGTCAACATTATAGAGTAATGGTATCAGAAATGGTACATGCCTTCTCTGGCTCGTCGAATCCATCGTGAGGAATCTTTCTCTTCAACGAGTCTCTTCTAGCCGGACTTGAGGTAGTAGAAGAGGGCACAGCAACCTCCATTTCTGATAAATCACTGTTTTGCTTCAGTTCGACCTCCATCTGCGGTTCATCAAGAGAACGGTGCGGAGAAGGGATTGTCGAttctttctcctcaaccCTTCTGTCTCCAGCAAAGCTATGCTGCGGTACCTCCTCAGAGGGTGTGTTAAAAGATCTGCATTACAGTTTAAGCATCTCCCAGATCCCACAGTATGGTGTTAGACGAACGAGCTGGCGTTGAGTCGGCGAGAGCATGCGTAACCGACTGTGGCGGCGAAGGTAGCAATTCCGGCTACAACAAAATTGAAATCGCTGACGGGAAACATCGTTGGCTTGAAATAGAATATTGCTTAATGCTTCAAACGAAGGCGTTTAACGGTGGTTGAAGGCCTATTAATCCTGCAATTGTTCGTTTTAATCATCGTTCAAATGATGAAAAGCACTATAGCTTTGAGAATAGCAAACTGACCACAACTTATCGTGCACAAATAGTATCGTCTTGCAGTCGTTGGAGGGCGCCGTCGAAGGATATGGGGATCAAATATGGTcttgaaggaaagaaagcaTATAAAGGCCCTTATTTGTCCGCCTTCCTCCACGATGCTTCGCCTCGCTGTGAACACGCGTTGCCTTAATTTCGGACCGATTGTATAGAAATGGTAAAGCTGTAGCAACACGTGTCCATCTGACATGATAACGGAGGGAAAGTGCCAGTTTATGGATGGTCCGCTGGATTATTGGCTGGGCTTGCATTGAAGAACGAGGCTGAAAGGCGACAGCTTTGCAATTCTTGAAATAGATGTCGGTCACAGCGCCTTGGCGACATGGAAAGGTTTGAGGATGACTGTCTATCGAACATTCATAGTCTTTCTTCGTAGGTGTCAAACTAGCTAACTTCGGCCTTCGGATGCTATATTTGTCCTGTCAGTCGGAACAATGGGGTATTTTTACTGGGTGTTCTGTGCTCGATGGGTCGTGTACACGGGAATGCCAATTCTTTCACAACTAGAAGGCTCGGAACATGACATATCACTCCATGGACCGTTGATATCAGGAGAATGCATTGGCGCCACTTGGAGGAATACGTATAGCTCGATGGCAGCCAAAATAGCTGGCGagtagtggtggtgggttTCGTAATTTTTGAGTGGACTTGAGACTTGAGAACTGAGAGGCCCTCGGACCAGTGTATGATGCACTTTCATTTGATCCGCCTTATCGCAGACATTCTGTTAGTCTTTTTCAATTCGGCTTCCCCCGCAAACGAGACGATCTTTCCCTATCAGGGTTCTCGTACAAGATCCTCCCGATTGCGAACCCTGATAGCAACTTTCTGTGCTTCTCGTCCTGATTAGGGCTTTCTAGTCATCATTGTAATAGCTTGCAGATATGGGTCCCAATGACGGTGAAGGTGAAAGATCCAGACCTCCTATCGTACTTGAAGTGTTGATTAATGGGTTTATTTATCGTAGTGGTGGATCAAGTTGGACTTAATCCAACAGTGGATTTTGTTGCTGGAACAATAGCAGTGCGTTTGGAAGACGGAGAACTCTTGGAATGAATTCCTGTTAATATCACTTATGGCAGGGAATGACTGGTCTTGTCGTCGGGTTTCCTTTTGATACAGGTGTGGATATTGTTTCAATCAACCAGACTTTAGTGTTTCTTACGGAATATCCTCCAACTTCGTTAGTTAAAGTTCGCTTTCAAAATCCTGCATTTACAAGCAGATATCACTCAACATTCCCTGCTATTGCCACTATTATTAAAGAGGAGAAATTCATAGGACTGTATAAAGGCATTACTTCGCCATTGGTTAGTATGGGGCTATTTTGTTGACAGAAAAGCATTAGGCATCTAATTACTCCATAGGCAACCACTGCGCTGATGAATGGCTTGGTTTTTGCTTCCTACCGATTCTTCCTGAAGTTGCAAATGGTCCATCCAGACTCGATACCGACCATCTCGCAGATTGCACTCGCCGGTGCAGGAAGCGGCATCGTTTCTTCGTATGTCCGGATTATATTTCATAACAGAAGCGAGTGTGACCTTCAAACTGTGCAATGTGCGCTGTAGGATCGTGACTACACCAACGGAGCTCATTAAAATTCGCCAGCAGTCGCTTCTCACTCAATCAACTGCACGGCAAGTGGGCCTCCAAATATTCAAAGAAGGAGGACTTTCTGCGCTGTACCGTGGTGTAACGGCCACCGCTTTGCGAGATTGTGGTTATGGGGCATATTTTGCAGCCGTATATCTTCGACAGTTCTATTTTTATACCTTGAAGGTTTTAACATTTCTTTTTAGTACGAAATTACCTGCCGATATTTCTCCACTCCAATCACAACAGGGTCTGCATCCTCAACTATTTATAGCGAGAACGGGGCCGGAGCGCAAAAGGTATCCTGGCCTGCGCTTCTATTAGCAGGAGGAATCGCTGGTGTGGGTATGTAAGCGAGCTCAGCTTCATCGTAGGTCAAACTTATTTATTTTACAATTCAGTCGGATGGCTCGCAACATTTCCACTTGACGTTGTCAAAACTCGTGTTCAAAGCAGTCAGCCTATCTATTCACCCGCCGTCAGCACTCCTATTACTACTGGAGCATCCTCGACTCTCGTTATGCCCTTACTTGCTAAGGACACCATGGTCGACGTGAATCCTTATCGATCGACACTTTCTACCATCATCCATTCATACCGCGAAGAAGGAATCGGAGTATTTTTCCGAGGTCTTTCGCCAACGTTGATTCGGTTGGTTATTTGTTTTCCATGTAGCCCTTGATACTAATTTGGTCATTGATGTGTCAGCGCCATCCCAGTCAATATGGTCACATTCGCCATGTTTGAAGCTGTCGTCCACTTCCTGACCTAGGATAAATGCGCCAAATCTTCAATTATATGGACGTATTGCGTGTTTCTGGAGAGTCGGGACACGGATCAGGCGTCAGCCATTTCCATCTTAGCTCACGAAGCGATTTGGAAATTCAACATACATATTCACTAATCGCCTGGGGCAAGGTGACGAAGCCTCATTGGAGGTCAGCCTCATTGGGAGTAGAAATTCGCCAACTTCAAAATTGTTTCGGCAGTCACTACTCCCTCACAGATTTACCAACGACTAGATTAATCCATTCTATCACATTGCCTTTAACAATAATACCCACAAATGTACAACTTATATTCGTATGGAAAAGGACAATAAGTTACACATGTGCGATAAAGGCCTACGATTACTTCCCTTGAAGCCAGGATAAAGTGTATTAGTTGCAAAACAAGGCTCTAATTTTTTAACTTTCTCCAATGGGATGTACAGGTATCAGCGCATTTTTTGTACATAGTTTAGAATATCAAACTACTAGTTCATGGTCATTTGATGGTCATGGCAAGCTCAAGGAACGCGTCCAACTTTCATGTCGGATATTGCCAGAGAAGGTCACATCACGTGCAGTGTGATTGAACGTGATTTCGAGAGTATACGCGAAGTTCAATGTTGCTTGTTCAGCTTTAGCTATATTTCCACCTCTCTGGCCACGCTCCCTACAACAATACATTTTTTATATACGACTTCAATTCAAGTATCAAATTTCAATGACTTCCTCCACGACGACAGTCATATCTCCCATCAAAACACCTCTTTCGACATGCGTACCGAACCTAATGCCATTTCACATAGACTATAACGGCCCTGCGTCCATATCTGCATACATGCACGTGGAGAAAACGCAACCACTGAAAGAAATGGGTACGAATATAATGGATCAGATCGACAGACAACCTGACACTATATCGTGCTTAGTTGAAGGAGAACCAGTCGTAGTAGAAGACAGGATGGAATTAGATGCATCGTCCACAAATCTGACAGGAACATCAACGCCCTGTAACGAAACTCACAGCGAAACGACGTCGGAGGTTACCATTGCAATCGAATCGCAAACGTCTGTCTCATCAACTACTACTCGAATATCACCTACTCCTCCCGTAATGGACGACGCGGACAAGCGATTCATTTCAACTTTCAGAGGAAGAACTATACATGGCCTTACAATCGATCTACCTTCAGGATACTCTGGCCTGGTCTTACGCGGCGAAGCATCAAACCCAAGTCGGCAAAGTCACGAAAACGAACAGAACAACAAAGCTACGGATAGCAATAACAACCAAGGCCACAAAACAAACACCGGCGAGAAAGTAATGGTGGCCGAGGCTCAAAAACCAACTAAAAGGCCTCGTGGACGGTTAACTCGCAGTGCTGCTTCAAAACCTACCGCAATGACGATTGAGGACGAAAACGAGGGCGAGAACATGCCAACAGATGCTACCCAGAATGTTCCCGACGTCAACAGTGAACTAGAAGAACAGAAGATCGTCGAGGCACAAGACACTCTTCCTGTCCGCCACATTACTCCTCAGGCTCAATTTTCCTCCTTCACTCTATGGCATGCTGATCGACCTGTGGACAAGGGCAATGACGAATATTACCGCTCAATAACTGAATGGATATCCCTTGCGCAGGAGGTGTGCcgaatttttcttttcatatATCATCAGAGTAACAAACAGTTCCTACAGATTAATCGAACGGATCTGTGACGTTGTAACAAAACTTTACTTCGTGTGCTTATGTTGACGCTTTTATGTTGTCCTGTATTTATGTCCTGATCATTCTGCTCACTTTTACCCACCTACTTTTAAGTATTAAAAATGTACGTCAATATTGGAGATATCTTGGGATCACATAGCTGATGAACAACATCTTTAATCATTCCTCTAAAGGACCATCTCCGATCACCCAACTCCGTGAGCACTGAACATATACAAAGAGTGCCAGTGTATGGATCCGCCAAGTTCGCTTTGACTGGTGCAAAACGAATCCAAACATAACACTCGGTCTTCCAGCACCGCTTATTTCCAGCCATGAATTTTTTGACGGCGCTaattttcttgttgtatcAGCAAGACACCTCtttgaggaagaaaaggccGAGCCCTGAAGGTGGCTCCCACGCTGGTACACCTGCCCCTAGTGAGAAGATATTAAAAGGCCCTGAGATGTCACTTTTTGTCAGTGTCACTCTTATCAACAGCCACTCTGATGCCGCCCTTTATTCTGCTGCAGATTGTTGACACTTGGGACTGCTACGCCGTGGCATAGCTCTGACACTTGCGACAGATCGAAGGACGGGCAGGAAGGAGACGAACAGATAGTGATGATCTTCCAGATGGATAATTCAAGCGTACATATGTCACAGGGAGCTGCTCGGAAGATCCCCACTGAATGCGTTTCCAGAAAGTGCACATTAACCCATAATCTCACGACAAAAAAGGTCGAATGGAGCCTCAATCTTTCTTCGAATACCTACAGTTGTCCAATAATGGTCGACATGTGCACATGCTTCTATTGCATGCGCCTTATTCTACCCAGTTGCAGAGTCACACGCAAAATCATTTTCATAGTAGCCTCAACCCCGAACAAAACCCGTCGATTCGACCTGAAATGGAATTTTGCACTCCGCACTAAAGTAAACCATACGGGGGCAATATACGTTCTAGATGATCGTTCTCACTGAACTTGTGAAACGCCAATCCATTGTTGGTGAAAATATTTTTACATCGTTTTGACTCGGCATCAAGTAGTCGTGCGACCAACTGGGCTTTTAACGACCGCCCCTTTCGCCTCCCTGCTTTTTTCCTCGTGAAGCCCTCCAAACAAAACAATTTGATCGACATCTAGAGAACGCGCTCAGTGTCCCGATGGACAATGGCATTCCATCCATGCCTGGTCTCCTCACTAGCATATCTGCAACGAAGgtattttttgttgttgttcttgAGCTCATTCATAGTTCATTAATGACATTTGACCAAGTACGCAACTGGTTGGTTATGTTGCCATATCGTATCccattttctttgtcaatgaCGACAACCTTGTTTCTCATCATAGTGGCCTCGGTTTCCTTCTTATTGTACGATATGGCTCTAACGCTGGACGCAGAGGTGCGGCTCGAATATGTGTATGCATAATATCTCATTTTCCCTGTGCGCTTTCTAGGTGGCCAGAGTGTGGATGGCGAGGAAGACGCTTGGGACAACTCTATTCTTTCTTGTGAGAAATGGTTCTTAAACCAATGATTGCCAGTCACTGATACTATTCTGTAGAACCGATATATTCCACCTCTTCTATTCGGTTTCGATCTCTCTGGTGCGAAATTCGTTTCCGCTGATATGACTAAATCTTaattctttcattttcaacaAGCTCAATTTATGCTTTCGCCGAGTGTCAAGGTTCGTTAAGTTATAACATCCGGAAGTTTGCCTCTCTGAAGTTCGATCCAGTTGTACGATATTCAGTATCCTTGGCCATTCTTACGTCCTGTCCTGATCTTAATATAGTTGCAAAAACTATGAATTATCGTCGACAATATTGGATCTGGTATCCATAGCGGTCATTGAGTGTGAGTCGTTAATATTTTGTTATTCGGACATTCGAGCTCTCATTTACATACGATTCAAGGTGTTCTTATAATGCGAACACATGCGTTATATCAGAACAAACTTATTCTGAGTGTGCTCGTTTGCCTGTGCATAGTAAGCCTCAATATTAGATTGAACTGAAAATTTTAATCATCTCAATCTCTGCAAGTGTTCAATGGCCATCATGTTAACTTGCTTTTTAATCGTATTCAAACGCGAAACATGTAAGATTGGTATCTTCCTTCTGCTAATGGCACGATATGACACCCATTAGTTATACCCGCAAGCGCTATTGGGTTCAGAGGCTGCTTGTCAGGTTGCACCAGTTCATTGTGTCAACCATTGTTAATCGCATTCTGGATccctttcttttgctttgagACCAGTGAGTTGTCTGTCTATCTTTAAGTCCGAACTTCGTCAtctgattttattgatagtgGTATTTGTGCTTACTGTTTGGAAATCATATCAATCCTGTTTGTCGTACTATGAATCATGATACAAAGTATATATAGCTTCTAACGTGGCGGTTTGACAGTCCAATACCTGAAGGTTACAGGATCTGCAAATATCATCAAAATTCTTGCACGAGATGGTCGGTTTTTACAGCCATAACATGATTTGACTCTATCAACTAATTTTATTTATTTAGGAATTTTGTATTATATTGGTCCGTATACCTTTTTGTTTCATACG from Psilocybe cubensis strain MGC-MH-2018 chromosome 7, whole genome shotgun sequence encodes:
- a CDS encoding Solute carrier family 25 member 47-B is translated as MGPNDGEVVDQVGLNPTVDFVAGTIAGMTGLVVGFPFDTVKVRFQNPAFTSRYHSTFPAIATIIKEEKFIGLYKGITSPLATTALMNGLVFASYRFFLKLQMVHPDSIPTISQIALAGAGSGIVSSIVTTPTELIKIRQQSLLTQSTARQVGLQIFKEGGLSALYRGVTATALRDCGYGAYFAAYEITCRYFSTPITTGSASSTIYSENGAGAQKVSWPALLLAGGIAGVVGWLATFPLDVVKTRVQSSQPIYSPAVSTPITTGASSTLVMPLLAKDTMVDVNPYRSTLSTIIHSYREEGIGVFFRGLSPTLIRAIPVNMVTFAMFEAVVHFLT